Proteins found in one Amphiprion ocellaris isolate individual 3 ecotype Okinawa chromosome 22, ASM2253959v1, whole genome shotgun sequence genomic segment:
- the eef1e1 gene encoding eukaryotic translation elongation factor 1 epsilon-1 gives MALRELSSLEKYLGLKKPNKYSTQGDKKVPVLQNNNGPPMLGLATIACHLAKEAKRPELLGDTAESRAVVQQWLEYRVTKLDSCTKEDIKFILKDLNLYLQDKVYLAGNRFTVADTLMYYGIHPLIVDLAIQEKEQYVNVTRWFDHIQHYPGVRHHLPPVVVLKNRIYTSRHH, from the exons ATGGCGCTACGGGAGCTATCCTCGCTGGAGAAGTATTTGGGTCTGAAAAAGCCGAACAAGTACAGCACACAGGGGGATAAAAAG GTACCTGTGCTACAGAATAATAATGGGCCTCCAATGCTGGGGCTGGCGACCATCGCCTGTCACCTGGCGAAAGAAGCCAAACGCCCAGAGCTGCTGGGTGACACTGCAGAGAGCAGGGCAGTGGTACAGCAGTGGCTGGAGTACAGAGTGACCAAGCTGGACAGCTGCACaaaggaagacatcaagttcaTCCTGAAG GACCTCAACCTCTACCTGCAAGACAAGGTCTACCTGGCAGGGAACCGTTTCACTGTAGCCGATACTCTCATGTACTATGGAATCCATCCACTCATA GTGGACTTGGCCATCCAGGAGAAGGAGCAGTACGTAAACGTTACGAGGTGGTTCGACCACATCCAGCACTATCCCGGTGTCCGACATCACCTCCCTCCAGTAGTTGTGCTCAAGAACAGAATTTACACCAGCAGACACCACTGA